CGCCGGCCTCGATGGCCATGTTGCACAGGGTCATCCTGGCGGACATGTCCATCCGTTCCACCACCGGCCCGCCGAATTCCACCACCCGCCCCGTGGCTCCGTTGACGCCGATGGTTCCGATGACGGCCAGAATCACGTCTTTGGCATAGACCCCTTCCCGCAGCCTGCCGCCGATTTCAATTTTGACGGTTTCGGGATAGTGGAAGGCGCAGACGCCCTTCAATATGCCCACTTCCAGATCGGTGGTGCCCACGCCGGCGGCGAAGGCGCCGAAGGCCCCGTGGGTGCAGGTGTGGGAATCTCCCATGATCACGGTATAGCCCGGCCTGACGAATCCCTTTTCCGGAAAGAGGGCATGGCACACGCCGTTGCGCCCGATGTCGAAGAAGTCAGGGATCCGGTTGCGCCGGGCCCACTCGCGCAGTATTTTTCCCTGCATGGCTGTTTTTGAATCCTTGGCCGGCGAGACATGATCGATGACCACCTTGATCCTGTCCGGATCGAAAACGCGGTCTTTGCCCCTTTTCACCAGGTCATTGATGGCGATGGGGGTGGTGATTTCATGGCAGAACACCGCGTCGAGCCGTATTATCCGGATGTCGCCGGACGGGTTGTCCACTTCGTGGGCGTCGAATATTTTTTCGGCAATGGTTTTTCCCATGATCATTTATCCTTTGGTGTCATTCACGCTTCGCGTGTTATTTGCACTTCGTGCGTCATTAGGCCTGCGCGGGGATGACGGAAAAAA
This sequence is a window from Deltaproteobacteria bacterium. Protein-coding genes within it:
- a CDS encoding 3-isopropylmalate dehydratase large subunit gives rise to the protein MGKTIAEKIFDAHEVDNPSGDIRIIRLDAVFCHEITTPIAINDLVKRGKDRVFDPDRIKVVIDHVSPAKDSKTAMQGKILREWARRNRIPDFFDIGRNGVCHALFPEKGFVRPGYTVIMGDSHTCTHGAFGAFAAGVGTTDLEVGILKGVCAFHYPETVKIEIGGRLREGVYAKDVILAVIGTIGVNGATGRVVEFGGPVVERMDMSARMTLCNMAIEAGGTSGICLPDKTTLDFLWPFIENEYADRDEALNAFRSLASDPDAGYEKVVEIDVSDLAPQTTYGYKPDNVVPVADMEGQRVDQVYIGSCTNGRIEDLRVAAGVLQGRTIDDHVRAIVSPATPHVFQQALDEGLIKVFMDAGFCVTNPTCGACLGMSNGVLAEGEICAATTNRNFNGRMGKGGTIHLMSPATAAATAIAGHITNSALFGG